The DNA sequence CCAACTGCTGGAACCATAAAACTTCTTGGTGTTGACATACAAACTGGTTTTAACCAAATCAAAGAACGCATCAGCATACTACCTCAAGAATTTCATTCCTTTGAACGATTCACCGTTCGAGAAACATTGACCTATTTTTCAAAATTATATAAAAAACAAGCAAACATTGATGACATCATCAAAACCATGGATCTTAAAATCCACGAAAAAAAACTATACAAAAATCTTTCAGGTGGTTTGAAACAACGCGTCGGTGTAGCTCTTTCCCTTGTCAATGACCCGGAGATTATTTTCCTCGATGAACCAACCACAGGTCTTGACCCGAAAGCACGACGAGAAGTCTGGCAGGTTATTGCAAATCTCAGAGATCAAGGAAAAACTGTTTTTCTCACCACCCATTACATGGATGAAGCAGAATATTTGGCAGACCACATCGCAATTATCCATAAAGGAAAAATCATTGCGGAGGGGAGCCTCGAGGAACTGATTGAACGATATGGTGATAAAACAACCCTTTATATTAAAAATTGTACGAATGCTGCAACACAAAAAATCCTTGAGGAAAAAGGATTTGAGGTGACACCAACTGGAAATGGAGATCTT is a window from the Candidatus Thermoplasmatota archaeon genome containing:
- a CDS encoding ABC transporter ATP-binding protein, with protein sequence MPEIEMQFRCPNCRELVTFKGNAGEQRIAACPACGKEAKLRFQSAEPAIEVYNLRKEYNDLVAVDNISFTVKKGEIFAFLGPNGAGKTTTVEMIENIRTPTAGTIKLLGVDIQTGFNQIKERISILPQEFHSFERFTVRETLTYFSKLYKKQANIDDIIKTMDLKIHEKKLYKNLSGGLKQRVGVALSLVNDPEIIFLDEPTTGLDPKARREVWQVIANLRDQGKTVFLTTHYMDEAEYLADHIAIIHKGKIIAEGSLEELIERYGDKTTLYIKNCTNAATQKILEEKGFEVTPTGNGDLAVKIEYKEKVLEVLSELRHECIEYDGVDIRRSNLEEVFLKLTGSRLTEEE